In the Eptesicus fuscus isolate TK198812 chromosome 22, DD_ASM_mEF_20220401, whole genome shotgun sequence genome, TCACCAGAAATGTCCCTTCCAGGGTTTCCTGTGGTTTGGCCAGTTGTGCCTGTCTTTGGGGAGGACACAGTCCACTGTGATGTCTCTGTGGCATTGATGGTAAACAGAGGAGCCGTTGGCATATAGACAAGCTGTGAAAAcattcattttatgttttcaggGTTTGCGTTTTGCATGCCAAGCTTATTTGGAGATAGATTTGATTTTTACCCAAAGATTGTTTTCAAGACCAATGGTGTTTTCCGACTGACTTCAGTAGGGTGGGGGAATTGTCCCACTCAGATGATAGTGAAGTTGCTGGGGGCCCATTTTCTCTGTTAAAATGCAGAATTTGAGTAGATTTGTGGTCTTTGGACCACACTTGAATATCACTAATAGGGTTTGCTGCCTGTAGTTTTCTCATGTGCCTTTAGATGTCCCCATCCTCCATGAGATTTGCTCCTAGAGTTCAACCCATAGGCAATGTTAGCAATTTATTGAAACTAGAGGCTGTCTAAAAACTGGATTCattgtttaattttcttaaatgtttttattgattacagagagggagagagagagagaaacatcagtgatgagagagaatcattgattggctgcctcctgcacgccccacactgtccCCTGAAGGGTTCCATGAGCTGGACTGGACATAATGTGGACTGGGCACTGTTCTCTGGAAGGTTTGGGTTCAATTTTGACATCACTCTGAGTGGCTAAGATGTACAATATATTTAGATAACAGTACTCTACAATCTGGCTCTCGTATCCTAACCAAGGTACTTGCCTGATTTCTGAAAGAAGATCTGGTGAGCTGCTGAGGAAGGAGCAGAGACTGGGAGGAACAAGTGAATCCATTTACTTGTGACGTTAGTGAGACATGGCGCTAGGATTCACTGTACTGGCGGGAGAGTCCAACCTCAGCCACTGAGCCTATGACAGTAGCCAAGTCCCATGGACCCTATTTAAGCAGTTTCTTAAGACAAGGTGGCTGTAAGCCAGTGAATTCAGTAAGTCAGGTGACAGAAAAATGCTTTAAGCTCTTCTGAAATCTGACAGCCTGGCAGGATGCATGTGTTAGTTACGGGGAAGgcggctggggaaaggaaggccctcAGGTCTTTTGCCAGTGGTGTCAGGGCTAATTTTACCCAGTGTGTTTGCCTATAAGAACTTTTTAGCAGCCCTCATTTTGTAAGAGACAAGAATGGTCGTAATTACTGGTATAACAaggatgggtttttaaaaaatacatatttttattgatttcttgctCATGGTCACAAGCGCTTAAAAATTGCAGACATAGCCACGAAAGTTTCACacagtgtttctttttaatgagATCTGATTACATGGACATGAGACCTTATGATTTCCCCATGACTCTGGGAGTTTCCAAAACCCACATCTCCAGATGGGAGCCCACAGCTTCCTTTTGCTCGTGCTGATGCCCAGCTGAGGAAACCTGCTGGTGACCAGCTGCCAGGTTCCCCTTCATGGAGGGGCCAGGCCCCTTCTCCCTCTCAGGGCCTCCTCTCCACGCAGCTGACCTGCCGGCCAACCCAGCCTCTGCCTCCGGGTGAGTGGGTGCTCCGGTTTCCTCTAACAGATTGGCAGAAAGTTGACCTGACACCGGCAGGGCACAGAGGGTGCCCATATTCGGTAGGCCTCAATGGGCCCCCGGAGCTGCCTGAAAGGAATAGCAGGGTGATGACAGGGGCCGTTTCCACTTCACCCTTGTAGCCACAATCAGCTCAGAATAGACCGCCGCCTGGATGCCCGCCCCTGGGATGGGCGGTGCTTGCTTTGGGCCCAGCCTAGGTTTCGGTTTGGGGCACCGCCTCGCCCCGGGTCACGTGGGACTGCAGTTCCTGTGGCAACCCCGATCTCCAGCCAGCCGACCTGGATTCAGCCTTGGAAGGGAAGCTCAGGTGCCTGTGGATTCCGGGAGCCCGGACTTGACAACTGAGCGAGGCCTGGCGCGGGAGCAGCGGGAGCTCAGCCGGATATGCCTCGCGGCCTGCGGAGCCAGCTCTCGCTCtgggtcctgctgctgctgctgctgctgctgccgccgccgccgccgccgcccctggcgggcgcactggagcttcaCGACCCGGCTGGGCCTGGAGAGGAGGCCGAGGAGCCCGGCTCAGGACGAGCCTGGCCGTCCTTCCCCTTCCGGGACCTGCGCAAGTGGGTGAGGGCGGCCGGCGCCCTCTCCAGACGGTACTGGGCGCTCTTCAGCTGCCGCGTGTGGCCCGAGACCTGCTCGCTGGACAAGGAGGCCCCCGGGGGGGCCCTGGGTAAGACCCGGGGGTGAGATGTGCCCGGGCGCACTGTCCGGGGCCAGCAACCTCAGGACCACCCTGCAGGCGCCTTAGCAGCCATCTTTACTGTGCTGCCCAGTCCCGGGAGGGCCAGGaggcctcacccctgcccccctcaccccaggtACAGCCGTCTTAGAGGATGGGCCTGGCCGTCCTCTTGTGCTCGTAACTGACTCCTCCAGACAGCTCACACCTTGATGGCTTCAAGTCCCCTTTGGACACACCCCTAGTCCCTTTTCCGCCTCCGCTGCTTAAAGAGGTGGAGCCTGGGCTAGGAGTCCCAACCTGAGTTCTTGTTCCCATTCTGTCCCTGTCATGGACCAGATGATCTCAGGCTTTTTTCGGTCTCTGTTAATAATTCTGGATCTGGTAATAGTACTGTAACGGTGCTCTACACATCTTTTGTTAGATCCAAGACTTCTAATTTCCAGcgtatggtttttgtttttgccaatGCTGGGTATATTCAAATTGACATTTGGCAAAAGAATTTAGAGGCCTTTGGGTTTGGCTATGATCAGATTTGGAATCCAGAGCAAGTAGGAAGAATGATGATCACCAGCTGACTGTCCCCAACTAGATGGCCAGCTGCTTGCAGGCAGGGTCTGGGCTCCTTGCCACCCGGCACAGTGCCTAGGGCATGTTTGTTGAGTCAACCGACTTTCCTGGAGCTGCATCAATAGCAAAGCTAGAGGTGTCCACTCGTACCCAGGCACAagggaggcccagggaagagCAGCGAGAGTGGCTCTGGAGGGAGGGCGAAGGACTGGAAGGACGAggcgggcagggccgggcagggcgggcaggctCCCTCTGGGCCCCATGCTGTGTCTGTCTCACAGCCCCTCCTTTTCCAGGCTGGAGCCTTCCCCTGTTGGGCCAGCAGTACCTGGATATCCTGACCACGTGGTACTGCAGCTTCCAGGATTGCTGTGACCATGGGGACTGCAGGGTCTCCAACAACTTCACAGGTTGGACCTTGCATGCCTCTAAGGGGATAGAGATCTGTGGGAAGGGGAGGCGGTTCAGGGGAAATGGCTAAGGTATAGAGAACCTTTCCTCatccttccccagctggcagccctCGCTCTTGTCCCCACCACGGCCCCCATCTCCAAACCCTGCAGCCTCATGGCCGCAAGGAGGGAAAGCCTACCAGAAGACTTTGCACACACTGTCAACAGGTGTTTGCTGAATtgagttaaaatgaataaaatgaaatgaggGTGTTCCATGAAATATGTAGGGAGTTCTGAAACTCCCAGGTGGGAGCAACTGTGCGAGCATGGCGTGAGGTTCCTCCTCCAGATAGGGCTCTCCCAACCATTCTGAGGGTCTTCAGGGCCTTCAGAAAGGATGAATCCACTCTCTCCCCAAGTTCAATGGTGACTTCTCAAATTCTTCAGAAAATAGCCCTCGGGTCCCTTCTGCTGCCAGGTGTGCCCAGGGCTTGTTCTGAGGCCAACGTGATCCCACCTCGGCAATGTTCAGAGGTGTTCACTCTCTCGGCTGTTGCTGAGCCTGGTGGGGACTGCTCCTGTGTGCACCTCTCACCGTGGCCTCCTCTTTCCTACCCCTAGGCCTACAGTCGGACCTGAGCGTGCGACTGCACGGCCAGCATCTGGCCCGGGAGCTGGTCCTGACAACAGTGCGGAGCTACTTGGAGCTGCCCCGGCCAGACAAGGCCCTGGCTCTGTCGTTCCACGGCTGGTCTGGCACAGGCAAGAACTTCGTGGCACGGCTGCTGGCAGAGAACCTGTACCGGGATGGGCTGAGGAGTGACTGTGTCAAGGTGTTCATCACTATGATCCACTTCCCTCACCCCAAGTATGTGGACCTGTAcaaggtgagtgggcagtgctGGGGCTGGAATGAGGCTTGGACGGCCCGAGGTGCAGCCCTCTGTGCTGGGGGATGGGCTCTGGAGAAGCCTAGGTGTGGGGTTTGGGGGACAGGGTCCATTTCAACAAAACCTGTAACCCACAGAAACATCTACTCCACACAGAGGAGGCCCTGAACACGTGGAGGACTGACATGTTCCACACCACTTGTCCGAGCTGTCTCCTTTCCTGCCAGACACTGAGCTTAGAAAGAGTCCGTGTGTTAATTTTCTGTGATAGTGGAAGTTGCAGGAAATGTGGAACAGGGGAAGGCAAAAGCTTTATCATGacctccccacacagacacaagTAGTTAGCATTTTGGTGTGCTTCCTGCAAGCCTTTCCCTATGCTGCTTGATGTCACTGTCATGAGAGTGGACAGAAAGTTGCATatcctgtttttttaaagaagtctatCATATCATTAAGTGATTTCCCCCAACAAGTGGAGAGACAAAAATTGTCTTTGCTCTGTTCTTTTGGGTTTCTTCCATTGAGATGTAGTATTTAAAGTAAGCTGGACAATGACCAAAACCCCACTGCAGCCTGACAGAGGTGAGTGTGTCTGGCTTTCCAGTCCAATATTTGGAATGCGATAACCTAGGAAGATTAGGTAAGCATTGGAGGAGAGATTGCCTGAGTCACTTGGCAGTTTCAGTGTGGCCTCGGAGGGCAGGGTAGGGTGAACTGTCCTAAGGGCAGGCAGCTGGTCAGCCAGGCCTTCCCGGAAAAACTAGCTGGCTTTGACTGTGGCTTCCTCACCATGAAAAATGACATGTACACACTCACACCCTGCAcgtctcatcacacacacactcgggtcaCAGGGCACTGAAGTCAGGATCCAGGAAGGCTAGAGGCGACAGTGAGTATGGACTCTGCTAAAACACCCCACCCTGGGGCGGAGCTGGCCCTGATCTGGTGAACCCCACAAAGCGGCATCTTTTCAACTGAGGACTATTCTTGCCTGAATGGGGAGCCCCAGTTCCAAGTAGGCCAAGTAGACCCAGATAGGTCCTTCCCAGTGGGAGCTCTGCTCCTGGAAGTTCAAGATGGGACTGTGGCCGCCTCTGGCACTTGAGCTTATCTCTACCTATGACCCCTGTATTAGGGCCTGATTCCTTCCCCTTGGGGAGGGTGAGTTGGCTGTTAGTTCTGAGACCTcttcctggaggggagggagcagggcctgcagtCTGTTACCAAGAGCAGGCAAGGccctcctcaccttctccctttcccAGGCTAGCCCCACCTCCACCAGTTTGAAGTTGGTATATCCAGGATAGAACCCAGCCCTAGGCAATCCACTGCAGATGCTTCACCAGGGTAAAAGGGAGCCTCTCCAGGGCCCTCTGTGCCGCCAGGGgtccccagctgctccctgtattctgtgcaggagcagctgaccGAACAGGTGAGGAAGACGCAGGAGCATTGCCACCAGACCCTGTTCATTTTTGATGAGGCTGAGAAGCTGCACCCAGGACTGCTGGAGGCCCTCGGGCCACATCTGGAACGTCAGGTGCTGGAGAACCACAGGGCTGAGTCCCCTAGAACCATCTTCCTTTTTCTCAGGTAAGGGCTGAGGGAACACAGGAGGGATGGCGAGGGGAGGAAGAACTCTGTCCAGGTGCTGTGTGTGCCAGGCAGCAGTAGAGGGCTTCTGTGCTCTCCTAGGCTGCAGACCCTTTTCACAAGGGAAACCAATACAACTGCAGTCGAGAACATAGAAACCTAGCTGCTTGGGGTGTCGCCACCAGGTGGGTAGCCTTGTCTCCGGCTCCTGCCCTGATTCTACCCCCAGGACACTGCTGAAGGACTGTGGTCCTCACTTCCCCCCAATGGCCAGCTAAGTACAAACTCACTCTGGGGACTGGCGTGGGAAAGAGCAGCTGCCTCATCTAGCTCCCCCATTGTTCTCAGGATGGTGGGATTCCCCTCATAACTCCCGTCTGCACAATGCCACCAAGTACACAGggttcttttctccacatcctcaccagcatttacTCATCCTTTTGATA is a window encoding:
- the TOR3A gene encoding torsin-3A; this encodes MPRGLRSQLSLWVLLLLLLLLPPPPPPPLAGALELHDPAGPGEEAEEPGSGRAWPSFPFRDLRKWVRAAGALSRRYWALFSCRVWPETCSLDKEAPGGALGWSLPLLGQQYLDILTTWYCSFQDCCDHGDCRVSNNFTGLQSDLSVRLHGQHLARELVLTTVRSYLELPRPDKALALSFHGWSGTGKNFVARLLAENLYRDGLRSDCVKVFITMIHFPHPKYVDLYKEQLTEQVRKTQEHCHQTLFIFDEAEKLHPGLLEALGPHLERQVLENHRAESPRTIFLFLSNLGGNVINEVVLGLLKAGWSREDITMEHLESGLQAEIVASTDSGFGHSRLVKENLIDFFVPFLPLEYHHVRLCARDAFLSQELLYTEEALDEIAKMMVYVPKEEQFFSSQGCKSVSQRINYFLP